In Struthio camelus isolate bStrCam1 chromosome 3, bStrCam1.hap1, whole genome shotgun sequence, the DNA window tgttttgttttgttgcagtaTTTGTGGAATCATCCCAGGATTGAGTAGCATCTTTCTGCCACGAATGAACCCTTTTGTCTTGATTGATATTGCTGGAGCTCTAGCCCTTTGTATTACATACATGCTGATTGAAATTAAGTACGTATAGTtgttgtttaaagaaaataatcctttttataGCTAATTTAtgggaaatttaattttttttactgcaagCAGTGATCTTATCAAAAGTTGAATTTCGTGTGTAAGGGATTGTGACTATGAATATATTTGGCTTTATACAAAGATGTATAGTTCTGATCAGTATATGATATTGTATATGTGGAGATCgtttcaaagaatgaaaaagttcagaagaaaattcttatgcctttcaaatacttaaatacctgtttttctttaaaattgctcTTTCTCGCCAGCAATTATTTTGCTGTAGACACCGCCTCTGCTATAGCAATTGCTTTGATGACTTTTGGAACCATGTATCCCATGAGCGTCTACAGTGGTAAAGTACTACTTCAGGTAAGACAATGTCACAAAACAAGTATTTTGTGGTTTCAGTTTTGTAAAATATCCTTACTTTAAAAAATCCATTATTGATCATTCAAATGGGAAAGGTTCCAGGAGGACAGGGCGCTAAAGGAATTCTAAGTGCAATGCAAGTATGTATCATGGAATCATAAGAATTTTATTGTGCCATGCCATTGATCTCATGTAGGTAGACCAGACTTAGAGgcttttctatttaaaacagAGCCAGTTAATATTTATTgtaacgtttttttttttgtttgttttttagacaaCCCCACCTCATGTGATTGGCCAGTTAGATAAACTTCTTAGAGAGGTGAGTCAGTGTATAACACATGAGACAGTGCTTGCATGCAGCTAACACTAAGTAAGCATAGAGGAACCTGAAGACTTTTTTAAGTTCAAGGAGGTTACTGAAgaattgtgttttattttttgttgcatGTGGAAAATATGAAGCTTATTATCTAAGATGAACAGAGTTATTCAGATATCTGGAAAAGACTCCTTAAAGTGGTGCAggtggttatttttcttttttcttttttaaactaaagttGAGCTACTGTTGAAGAGATTTTACAAAAGTGAGCGGGGGGAAGAAGGAGTAAAGAAGTCTGTTCATTTGTGGTCTATCAAGTTGAGAAAATGTTGCAAATTGACAGCAGAAATCCtgatttacttaaaaacaaattccCTTTTTTTGGTGGAATTGCATGTTTAGAGGTAGCAAAAATACAGTGAGATGCAACATTAGTGGCAACAGACCTGGTCTGTTCTGCATTCTGGTAGCTTTTGTTTGACTCAGAATGCTATTATTCAGTTACATGGGAAAGTACATTTCTAAAAAGGTATAAAACAATCTTTCTGTCTATTTTTGTATTACTGGACATTTGTGTAAAAATTAGGTTTCAACTTTGGATGGTGTCTTGGAAGTTCGAAATGAGCATTTCTGGACATTAGGTTTTGGCACTTTGGTAAGTTATATCTTTGTGTTTTTAGCCTTCAAAAAGCATCGGTTagtacttttatatttttatttaaataaagtatttcttctcctttaaagaaatgtaaaaatttgGATGAAATCGGTACTGAGTCCTTTCTTGTGATTTATTGGAAAACTTTCCTCTTACCctcctttatattttttaagcttTGCTATTGGTTAATAATGTTCATTACTATTGAGCTTTTGATTGAAGAATGCACTTCAgaaccttagatttttttttgtattttggcaGTGATGAAATCCCCAAACAATAGCAAGGAAATTCTTCAAAAGATGTATTAGTGTAAATTGTCTCTGAGGGGAAACAGAAAAAATTGGAAACTTTCAGGTACCAAAAGTAAGAGGCCTACAGTAGGATCATATATGTTCAGccgtaataaaaaaaaaactacagttgTATGCTGATATTGTagaaggtggggaaaaaagtgaaagtttTCTGATATGGAGTGATCATACAGAACCGAGTGATTCCTGAGCTGATGCAGGTACATCGTGACAGCTAGAAGATTAAGACTGTTAGAACTTTTCTCCGCTCCTGAGTTCTTCCAGTGTGTTaccctttaaaaaaagttatgggCTCTGTTGACTTACTGGTGTGAAAATGGCCTTCTTTCTACCCTTTTGTCACTCAGAATACTGGATCACAGCATTGTTGGATTAATCACAGGTAGTTAAAAGACTTCTGCATGCATATTTGCCTATTGGCATCTTTCAGACTCTAGTGAAAAGTTCCTGAGAACTGCCTGTATGCCACTATATGCCTAGTGCTGCCCCATCTGATGTAATTCCCTGTATGTCACAAGCTGTGAACTAAATTCTTCattaaataggaaaagaaaaggcatctGAGGGGTACAATTTTGTTTCTTGTCTGCAACAGTAGTTCCAGGTAAAAGATAGTGTTACTGAGAGATAGGCTGGGACAGCGAGCAGCTGTGTGCACTTCCAAGAGAAACTCCGTGTTGCTTGAGTGGCAGCACCCCTGTTCTCGCTAAGGGGTCCCAATCTGAGTTTATCTGCTGGGCATATTGTCTCCCGTCTGCACCAACAGCACAACGATGATACTTCTTCCTAAATGTGGAACAGGGAGCTTGTGTGTGTTTTGATCCTCTGCtgggactttttttccccctagttgtTGGCTTTCCCTTTCTTGTCATCATATGTTGTACTTTATACTTATTTTTGGTTTTAAGGCTCCAGAACTTTTCGTGAATGACAATCTTGATGTGTTCATGAGAGGTCAACACATTAGGAAAGGTCAAAATGTAACCTAATAATTGGAACTATTTAATACATGTTTCTCTATTTAGTCATTAGTCTCCACTGAGAAAGGTctttgcatagtttttttttagGATAACTTTACTCTTCTTGAGTGCGTATGGAGAGTCTTTACTGAAGGAACAGTTAACAgccaatttatttttatcattttctagGCTGGATCAGTACATGTCCGAATTCGGAGAGATGCAAATGAACAGATGGTACTTGCCCATGTCACTAATAGACTATACACGTTGGTCGCTACCTTGACTGTTCagattttcaaagatgattgGATCAGACCTACCTTGTCATCTGTGCCTATTGCAAACAATATGCTGAACCTTTCGGATCATCATATTATTCCTATGCCATCTTTGAAAGCTGCCGATAATTTGAACCCTGTCACATCCACTCCAGCCAAGCCTAGCAGTCCACCgccagaattttcttttaatacacCTGGAAAAAATGTGAACCCGGTTATACTTTTAAACACTCAGACAAGGCCCTATGGATTGGGCTTTAATCATGGATCTGCACCTTACAGCAGCGTATTCAGTCAAGGATTTGGAATACCAGGAATGGGAGCAACTCAAGGATTCAGAACTGGTCTTACAAATGTCCCAGGCAGATACGGAACAAACACTCATGGTCAACCCCGGCCATAATAAACACCGTTATTTATTGTACTGAGGGTATTGACTTAATTCTTTTATTACCTAATTTTTATAAACATTTGGAATATCAGAGCGTTCTAAATGGCTGGGAACAAGTGCATTGTTCATATTCATGGAATGGTCAAAttacgttttttttctttttttttctttttttttttcctttgcatcagcAATAGCCTGTGTAATGGCACAAATATTTTCGAGGCTTACAATACTGTACAGGTAGTTTTTATAGTGTGTCTGTTCCCATTCAGCTCCCTTCTTAAAGAATGACAGCTCCATGAGAGTAAAATTGCGAACTGATAACTTTGGGGTGGcgtggggaaggggctggggagagaatTGCTTACTGAATGATGGTTAATTAAGAGAGTAGGGAGTTGCAGAAGTACACATCCCagtccttaaaaatattttgatagctGTATTAATCCATGTTTTGGCAAAGTCACAACTAGTTTTTCCCGGGTTGCAAAAACCTATCAATATTCATATTAATGCCATTGTGAAGACAAACTGGTATTTCAGATTCTAATTAATTTTATGAGAGcatgtttttacatttttgttgatGTTTTTATGGGAGTTCAGATGGTTCAGCAACTATTTTCTAGCTGTAAGTGTTCCATATTAGtctgtgacttttttctttttaggtttaATTGCAAAATTACTTAGCAatatactgcaaaataaaatatttcaaatgtaagaTTTTACAAGCACATCTTGCTTACGGTTAACCCTAtctaaaatacaaaacagatgaCTGTATTGTTTGTGAAGCCAGTATTTAGTTGTTGACTATTGAAAGTATTCTTTGATTTGATTGTGACTttatgtttttcctgtttgtgtttttcctgcatttccaggaaaaaaggagCTGCTTATATACCTGGTTTATATCCCGAGTACAGGTTAGGTTGGTGATTGCTGACACTTGTTAGCGTCAGTGCCAGAGAGGTTAACTTTTGGGGCACACCGGGAATAAGACTGCCTAACTTGTCTCTGCCTTTGCGTTGTTGTTCTATTGTACATCAACAAGGCTTTATTTCTTCAGGGCTTTTCTAAGAGAGCTCTTCCCTCTGACTGCTATCTTTTTCTTCATTGCTCTGATAAAAAGGCCTTTCagaaatactttaattttttctcttcttccctgctgTATGAATCTTTTAATTTCCTAGCCAGTACCTCCACTGCATGTTCTTCTGCATCTTGGCTGTTCAGGAATGGGTTGCCCTTTCCTGCTGTTTCACTTGCAACTCAGGGTGCTATATATTGACTTCCACCTTGTTAATTTGTGTACTAAGTAGGTGTCCATCTGTCCAAAGTAGTTAGAGAGCTGCAGTATCTCAGGGACTCCGCAGATATTAATATATTACCTGAAGATAATGGATTTGATAGAGAGAAAAGTCTTTTTCTCCTGTAGAACTAAGTTGAAAATAACCCCCAGCCTTCATGTGAATTTTCAAGCTCTGTAGCCTCTTCACAGTGGCTGTGGAGCGCTTCATTTCTTATGAGAACgttgctttcctctttgtttttccaCTACCTGTAGTACTCTCTCTGACATATGGAGGAGGGCTTCACTCTTGCAAACAAAGCAAGGTGGCATGCTGCATGACAGTGTCTTGCTGAGATTTTGTAGGCTGAGGGCAGTGTGCTGAGAGCCGCTGGTACACAGTATACGTAAGTTACAAGTAAGGAATCTAGTTCTGTACTTCATTTGCAGCAAAAATAATAGTGAGAGTGCTGTGATAGAAGATGTAATGACCTGGGAAACTTGTATTAGAAACGACGGTGAACTTGTAAGTACAGGCGatgtttttctgaaagcagcattAGCTCAGTCGTCACCTTTCATTATTCTGTCTTTGTGAAGTCAGTCTCCTATCAGATGTGCCCTTGCTGCATGGGAATTCACTGAAGCACAGAACATTTGAACAGATTCTCTTTACCTCTCGGGTGCTGAGCTAGACCGCGCTCTCTACGATATCTTCAACGCCTTGGAGCCAGCAGAATGTTTACAGTACGCTCCTCTTATGTGGCCTGAGAACTGTTCCTTTCTCCAGTTTCATAaccaaacatttctctttctgtgacAATTTAAATATATTGTCTTATATTGATTGCATGCCTACTTGTTTTTAGTAGAAAATTAAAGcttcattttgttaaaaaatgagGCTGATCTTTGATTCAAAGTGGGAAGGGAGAACAGAATCCCAGAATTCTGAGTGCAATATgatcatgaaatattttttggaaTAATTGTTTACAATATATATCTAATCTGCAGATGATAAAGATTCTTTTAGACAGTAGAACAGCTTTTTAGCTGCTTTATTGTTATGAATTTATTCAGACTGTTTGTTGAATCAGCATAGAGTCAAGTATGATCCTTAAAATGACAAGGAAAAAAGTGGTCATTTATGTGCAGGATTTTATAGTTATCTTTATATATATTGATGTTTAAATCATTCTCTCAGGTGATATTTCAGTCTCGATAAGCAGATGTGTGAAACTTAGCAGAACTAAGTGTTTTGCTGGGTGTGCTACCAGTCTAGACTGAGTTCTTGCGGTAATTCTACCAAAAGGAATTTTACTGCATTTTGTCTTTTCtaattgtattttacttttagtGTTATATGGTCACAATCAGAAGGTGTATTTGAACTGTGGTGAATAAGAACTGCTGGTTTAGGCTGTCTTCATTCATGATCCAAAAGCTGTCCCAGCTAGAGGAAGAAGAGGGCATATTCTCACTGTTATTTCTATCTGCCAGAGGATTCAGCATTGTTAGTTCTTTAGCCTGTTCAAACTGTTTGCATAGGAAAGTGGCCACTTCGGAAGCACATAAATGCATCAAGTTTTAGAGTATCTAAGGGATGTGTATCATTACTTAGGCTAGGTTTATTGTGACAAAGTGATAATGTTGTTCAGTGGCTAGCAAACTGAGTTGTCCTGAGTGGCAGCTAGAGCTCTTTCTGCACTACGAATAAATAATGATGTAATGTGTTTTTGTGGCAGCTTTATCTATTGTGTAATGGCTCTTGAGTTCATTTTGTTCTGCATTCCCTTCCCCCAGATAATAAGGACATACACCTTTCGGAGGACTCTTGACATGCCAGTGACAGGCTGCCAGGAATGGGAGATAGATTTTTAATCGACTGAGATGTGACAAATCCCGTTCAAGGGAAAGACTTGTACAGCAGTCCTCCTGATTTGTGTTAACTACTGGGTTCCCTGAAATCTTTCAGTTGATTTGCTTCCCCTGCTGCCACCATCCAACGGGGAAGGAGAAACTACCCAGGGACAGGATCTTCAGTGTAAAGACTGCCTGTCTGAAATCCCGAGTGCTTATCTGTAGTCTGCATAACCAGATCCTACAGATGTACTTAGTGATATCAGTGTTGAAACTGAGAGTGGAAGTGATTCCAGTCCAGGTCTCTTCACTTATCTTCTTCAGCTATTTGCCAAATGGCTAGGCTTTCTCCTacctgctttttctcctttgcagttgTAGCAGTGAGGACCCATCTTGCACCATGGTCTTCACTTAGTGGCTATTTTAGGTTTCCTCTGCTTGTTATGGCTTAGATTCTCATTCCACAGGGTATGTTTTCTTTCTAGccgttattttttaaatgaatgacagATCATTTCAATTGCTAAGATAACGACCTTCTACTTTTTCAAAAAATTACAGCGGTCTGCCTCTTCAAGGAAACTCCTTCCAGGGCTCAAATGCAGTTAAGAGAGGGCATCTTTTTGTGTACTTAAAGGATACCTACCCTTCATGTTCTGAGAACCACCGAAAACTGTGATAGCAACCTACATCTCACTTCTTCGAACTGAGTAGGCACAACTCCAGAGAGCTGCATGCTCAGGCAGTGAAGAGTTTGTGCCAAACTGATATGTCAGACACTTGGTTTAAACCATGTGGTTAAATTACAGTTTCAGCTAACTCTCATAGagattaagaaaagaaatgagacatTCCCTAATTGTAACAACCCTCTGATTCTTCCATTTCATAATGAAGCCTGTTATAAGTAACTTTTAAATTCTTGCTTAACCAGAGTATCTGACAAATTCTACCGCAGTGCACTCTGCAAATACCTAATGCATTTTTTCAGAGGATTTGCAAAGTAGGAAGTACCAAAGAAGAGTTGACCTGTGAAAACATACTTAGCCACAAACATTTCTGTATATagccattttttaatctttttttctttttttatctttgtaCCTTTCTTATCTTTTTTGTTATCATTTTTGTCCTCATAGTGGGGCTCAGTAGAGATAGGTGCCTTATACTGGTCAGAGTAATCAGACTTCAGAAGATAATAATTAAGCATGTCATTCTCAACAGGTGGCAATAGAGGAAAATACGATAGCAAATACTTCAAATAGCTTTGATTTAATTCACGTAAATGTACAGCaatatttatctgaaaataaacatGACTGTCCAATTGTGAGAGgtttttttattgtgttttactTCAGAAATTGCATGCAAAATGTCAAAAACACATGGAAATAGTTCTCATAAATGTAAAAATGATGGGAAAATGTTAAAAGTGGCATTTCTGTTTGGTCTTGAGCAACAAAAATTGATGGAGTTTCATTTTCAGGGTGTAATGTAATAGCACAGTTTTGCAAATTTGCATCactctaaatatatttttctattgcaactttaaaatatgtatgtaaatatttatctTATGTTCAGAAATGCTTGCTTTTAGCAAAGAGTAAAATATAGGCAAAATTTGACGTGATTACGACTCTATAGGTTATCTCTTTGTTAAATCTCTGCACGGGGTAAAACTTTCTAATGGAAGAAGCCGTCTGAGCAGGAAGTACTAACTTGTTTTTTCTGAGTTCATCCTCTAccagcttgatttttcttttttttttccccctcccatcaaatgctgttatttttttctcctcaggggAAACAATAATTCTATAGGTAGCTTTTGAATATTGTTCTCCTGGCTACTTCTAGTAGTTGGTTTCATTCTAGGCTAGATTTTTGCCACAGTGTCATGCTGAATTTCTTGAATAATTCCACCAGGGAATTTATGACCACAGGGTGATTAAACGGATGAGTATCTTTTTCTGATACAGGCTGTGGCTGGCCCATACTGTTGGGTTCTTAAACTGTCTCCTTGCTTCTTACTCTCCTGCTTATTTTAGTTTAGCTAGATAGCACTCTGCctttaaaatcatatttacatAAAACTATAGTTTCTGAAATGATCATATTCATAGTATGATTACTTCTGATGCAATCAGTATTGCAAACagcaatttttgttgttttgtttttggggcGGAAGATGTGTCAAATTGTGAATGGATGgtgggtgctgggccttgtgctCCCGCAGAACACCTGCTCTTCCGTTTATATCTCCTGTGTGTAGTCAAAGTGTGGTGGAAATCCCCACATACCTTCCTGCTAGCATCACTTGCCCCTACACTCCTCCAACAAATAGTATCtagcaaaggagagaaagagaactgTTTTAGGGCAGTTTTATGGTGGTCAGTTGTCTGCGGAGAGGAGCTCTTGCAGTACTCCTCTGGGGAGCTCCTTTAGGGGAGCGAGGGTGGGGAGTAGAGAGGATTACAAATTCCTTCTTTGTGTCAGGAATTCTACCGGCTTTTTCAGGATGAAATAGTTCAGTTCAACCCAAAGCAGAGGTATGCTTTAATGTGAATTTTGCCTCTTACGATAATGTTCTCTAAATTTCCACTGCTGACCAGTGGAAAAGTTGGTCACGCCTTGTAAAAACTGTAGCTAAACACTTAAGTTAGGAGGCATTCCCTCCTGGGAGCTTAGTCTGTGGCGTATAAAACAGTGATAACAACgtggaaaaattctgttttctttttttctttgttcatggCAAGACATGGAAAGATCAATTTCTTTCCAGGCTGAAACTAGTTCTTATTTAGTGGTATCTTTATATCAGAAAACTGAATCAGTTTATCAAGAGCTTTTGCAATATTTTGCTATGCTTTAGCGCTCTCCAATGCAATTTTAATAGCAAACTTGAAAGTGGgtaaacagtatttaaaataacGTGTGATTTGTTGCCAGTGTAATTTATTACAGATTGAGATATTCCAGTACAAACACTTGCAGGATTTTGCTCAGATTGTCGGTAGTGTTTTTGTCAAGGTTTTCTTCTGTGTCCTCCATAGTATGCCATACTTCAGGAAAAGGGGATGGAATCAGATGTAGGACTGGAACCCCTATGAGGAGAAagagaatttggaagaaaaaaataggatttttggTAAGCAAATGAGTATGTTACCACTGGGTACTAGAGTCAGGTAACTAACTGCTCGGTACACTTACTTTATAGAGGAGTGTGTGTCACTGCAGTtgcctttcagcttctctttctccctcttttttaagACACCTGTAGCTAGTGATTTTACTGTGATACCTGCTCTGTGTTGttttatttgggattttttgcACTGGAATTGTTACTACTGTGCTTAGGAGCTATAGAAGAGCAGAGAAACCACTGCATCTCCCCAAATCCAAAACTGATTACCATCTTCGTTTTGTAACAGTGTTAGGATTGAGCACTTTTTTGAAGCACTTAGTTGGTCCTCTCCATAAGTGGTAAATTAGGGTGTCTGTTATTACTGGTCTGCGAAATAGAGCCTTTGCTTCTCCTCTGAGAAGAGGATTTCCACTTGAAAGGATCTGTATTGCTGCATGGTCATGCATCAAGCCACTGACATGTAATGCAGTTATTAGGTGAAAGAAGAGTTGAATCAGTCTTTTGCTTcctgatcacttttttttttgggggggggggggagggggaatgttTTTTCTCTGCAGCCTGTTTCCTGTTTTACTGGCTTTTCCTCTATCATTTATTTCAGCTGCATCCTCCTAATAGCAACCCCCTTTTTAACTAGGTGTTAATGATGGTATTCGAAAAGGTTTTCAGGTGTAGTGGTTATTTCCCCTATCAGCTTCTCCAAGCAACGTTTTTTGGTATCCTTGGACATGCGTGTGAGAGCTATGTTGGTTTCATTGGCTTTGGGGCCCTGCCGCGCTGCAAATACTGAAAGGTTCATGGAGCTGGAGAGCTATTAGGCAGGAGATACTAGCTCTAGCTCAGTTAGGAGAGCCCTCGCTTGGAAGTGGAGAGGCCTGGCTGCTCTTGTGCCTGCTTCCAGAGCTGCGTGTGCGTTTTGCATTACTTAAGAGTTACAGTACGTAAGCAATTTGAAGTTGGGGATGGGCATGAAGATACCTCCCTCCTTTCCTAGGCTGACACCTTCTCCAATGAGCTACGGTGTCATACTGCCTTTTGCTTAACCTTTCTCTCTAGCAATATGACCCTTGTAATCCTTgttgaacagaggaaaaattcaACCAGAAGCATGTACTACATCCGCTCTCTTTCTTTGGCCCACTTTAGTTTTGAAGATACTCTTGATCTGAGTAGAATGTTAAATCCACATCTTGCAGTTGGAGGAGCGCTTTAATCACTGACCTGTAACGTGACAAGGTGGGCAGCACTAGTAcaactgctttctctttctttgattGAATTCCAAAGGAAAAGACTGACTCCAGAGTCAAAGACAATGGTTCAGGTGTCTGTGCCAAGAGAGACACTCAGATGGAGATTCCCAGTTTTAGATGCGTGCCTGATTCCAGTAGACACGTGAGATTTCAGGCACATTGTGTCCTTTGCTATCCTTACTGGCTACTCTGCACCTTTCCTACTCCTCAAGCTGACAGCTGTGAAATCCATCTATTCTCTATGGAACGTGGATACCTAATTTGACTTTGTGAATTCTTGCAGGAATCAATACCTTCAAGTTTAAACAGGTAATACTAAGCATTACTGTAGATTCGACAGTAGATCTTCATAGAATTTTGTAGTCTTTGTAGATATGACCTTTGACTTCTTCACTGCTTCTAGAAATACTGCAACTGGCTAGTGTGGAGTGTAGTGATACCTTACTGTATTAGTGTTACTCATCTGTGTAGGACACACTACTGCTGACAGAAATTTCCCTTATCTCTACCActggagctgtgctcctgcatgATGATGTTGGATACGTTTTATCTCCGCTTTTGCTCTGCTATAGCTTTCAAAGTTGTGATTCTTGGCCTGCTTAAAATTGGACTTAGAAACGTCAAATTGGAGCAAATAAACTTGAAAAGCAGGCTTGTATGCACCAGCTCATTCACTAAATGGagcatttcttttctgaacttgCATAAAACAGTATTAGAGCTTCCAGTACCTCTTAACAAAAATGGAACGTGGTCATCTTCAACCAAGCCTCGATGTAAGTAAGACTGGAAATACTGCCTTTCAACAAGGTGATTCTTCAACAGATTCATGCTGTGTAGCTTTTGCTCTGTAATTCACAGTGAAAATTATGATTAGAACTTTTGGACGATATGAGGCATATTAACAcgtttgaattatttttcttcttgtaggAATGCTCTTTCcatcagggaagaaagaaagagttgGAGACTCTCTTTTGAATTTGTTTAGTACTGCGTAACAGAAGACCTCGAGATTGGTACTATAATCATCATTTTACAGAAgggaaaactgaagcacagaagtgAAGCAGTTTCCAGTAGTCACACAGTGACAGTGCCAATCAGTTCCTGACGTTGTATTTCATGATTCCCAGGTGTCTGGGGGTCTTCCTgagatattttattaattaacGGATATTAAAATTTTCATACAGGTTTAAGAACGGCCAaatttagcatttattttattaaatattgtaattgcaaaacagaaaactaaccTAAAAATCTGGTTTACAAAACTCCCTACTTTAGGAAACTACACCCTAAATTT includes these proteins:
- the SLC30A6 gene encoding zinc transporter 6 isoform X1, producing MWCSSTNSIALTAYTYLTIFDLFSLVTCLISYWVMMKKPSPVYSFGFERFEVLAVFASTVLAQLGALFILKESAERFLEQPEIHTGRLLVGTFVALFFNLFTMLSIRNKPFAYVSEAASTSWLQEHVADLSRSICGIIPGLSSIFLPRMNPFVLIDIAGALALCITYMLIEINNYFAVDTASAIAIALMTFGTMYPMSVYSGKVLLQTTPPHVIGQLDKLLREVSTLDGVLEVRNEHFWTLGFGTLAGSVHVRIRRDANEQMVLAHVTNRLYTLVATLTVQIFKDDWIRPTLSSVPIANNMLNLSDHHIIPMPSLKAADNLNPVTSTPAKPSSPPPEFSFNTPGKNVNPVILLNTQTRPYGLGFNHGSAPYSSVFSQGFGIPGMGATQGFRTGLTNVPGRYGTNTHGQPRP
- the SLC30A6 gene encoding zinc transporter 6 isoform X2 translates to MGTIHLFRKSQRSLVGKLTHEFRLVAADRRSWKILLFGAINLICIGFLLMWCSSTNSIALTAYTYLTIFDLFSLVTCLISYWVMMKKPSPVYSFGFERFEVLAVFASTVLAQLGALFILKESAERFLEQPEIHTGRLLVGTFVALFFNLFTMLSIRNKPFAYVSEAASTSWLQEHVADLSRSICGIIPGLSSIFLPRMNPFVLIDIAGALALCITYMLIEINNYFAVDTASAIAIALMTFGTMYPMSVYSGKVLLQTTPPHVIGQLDKLLREVSTLDGVLEVRNEHFWTLGFGTLAGSVHVRIRRDANEQMVLAHVTNRLYTLVATLTVQIFKDDWIRPTLSSVPIANNMLNLSDHHIIPMPSLKAADNLNPVTSTPAKPSSPPPEFSFNTPGKNVNPVILLNTQTRPYGLGFNHGSAPYSSVFSQGFGIPGMGATQGFRTGLTNVPGRYGTNTHGQPRP
- the SLC30A6 gene encoding zinc transporter 6 isoform X3, with the protein product MAPSLPGTIHLFRKSQRSLVGKLTHEFRLVAADRRSWKILLFGAINLICIGFLLMWCSSTNSIALTAYTYLTIFDLFSLVTCLISYWVMMKKPSPVYSFGFERFEVLAVFASTVLAQLGALFILKESAERFLEQPEIHTGRLLVGTFVALFFNLFTMLSIRNKPFAYVSEAASTSWLQEHVADLSRSICGIIPGLSSIFLPRMNPFVLIDIAGALALCITYMLIEINNYFAVDTASAIAIALMTFGTMYPMSVYSGKVLLQTTPPHVIGQLDKLLREVSTLDGVLEVRNEHFWTLGFGTLAGSVHVRIRRDANEQMVLAHVTNRLYTLVATLTVQIFKDDWIRPTLSSVPIANNMLNLSDHHIIPMPSLKAADNLNPVTSTPAKPSSPPPEFSFNTPGKNVNPVILLNTQTRPYGLGFNHGSAPYSSVFSQGFGIPGMGATQGFRTGLTNVPGRYGTNTHGQPRP